AAGATTATCCGGTGATTCTGCTTGGTGAAAAATCCAATGAAACAAAATATTTTCATTTTTAGCTTCGACAAAAGAAGGGGTGTATCCAGGTATATAGATTAATAACTCTTTGGTTTCTGGATCACAAATTTTCAAAATATCAGAAGCTATTTGCTTGTTAAAGACCAAAGACGATACTTCAATGTTTTTTGGATCTGAAAGTGTTTCTAAGATATTCAAGGGAATTTCTTTAGGATCTATTTCATTAAAATCTGTTAATTCTTGCATCTCTTCTTCTGTTAAGCCTATAGCTTGCAGGGCTAACTTAAGGCTTTTTTCAGAGAGTTTAAGAGTACTATCTTGCTGCTCAAAAAGAGCCTTAAGATAGGAAAACTTTGCTAGTATTCGATAATTCGTAGAGTTTTTCCCCCAATAGGCATCTAGCCTTGCTTGATGTTTAGATTTTATCAATAAAATATCATTTTCTTGAAAAATTTCGCTGAAAGCTATGTTTTTAGTATTTTGATCGATCTCAACTCGTATCGTGTTTTCTAATAAAAATAAATGCGAGTAGAAGAAAAAGAATGAAGAAAAACCAGTTAGTACAAAATCTGTTAAATATAAAAAAATAGGAGAAGGGTTTTCTTTTCCTTTGTTTAAAATAAGAACACTCACTGTATCAGGATTGATATCTTTCTTGTATAAACCTTTTAGTTTTTGACTAAGATAGGAAACTACGGTTTGTTTTAAAGTAGGATACGAATTATCTACTTGATAGGCTCTATTTATTAGAGAGGAATTTTCTACAAGAGATTTTAAAAAATTATCCACAGGATCAACATATAGCTCTTGAGGAATGGGAACTTCTTTTGACTCCCAAAAACTATCCATGTGTTCACGATAGTTATTAAGAATTTCTATGCTTAGGTCATCAATGATATTTTCTAAATCTCTAACTTCTAATCCTTGAATGCGGTCTTCTAGGTTGGTGCCTTCTGGATTAGAATATAATCCAGCTAGAGGATCGCTTAAGAGAGTTTCTTCACCTAGGCTTTTTTTAAGAAGAGCCTCTGTTAGATTTTCAGAAGACACTGTTGTTCCACGAGCTATGTTTATATAGATTGTATCTATATCTAAGACAAGAAGGGGCTTATGTTGAGTGAGAGCTTTTTTTAATTCCTTTTTTGCAAGCAGTTTAAAAAAAATAGGGATTTTTTTTAATTTGTCTTCTATTGATTCGTTTGAAGTCTGCATATCATGCCCTTGTAAATTTTACATAACATTTATATTACTTTCTAATCACTTTATATGGTTTTTTATGTAAAATCCCTTTGAAACGGTAGTAAGAGTAGATATATCCAAAGATATTTTACATGTCAAAAAAAATCTACGATTCAATTTTTCAGGGTTTTGTTGAGCTTTAAGTACAGAATAAGAGGGCGGTCTATTCTGTAGAGAAGATTTGATTTAAAAGCTATTGGATCTAGTTTATTTTACAAGAAAGAAAACTTTTACGAAAAATAACTATTCCTATTAGCGCAGATAAGAGTTTTATACTTCCGCCCACCCACATAGGAAGCATAGGGTAAGCCCCTACAATAGAACCAGAAAAAAGAGGGCTGAGGATTAAAGCTGCTGCATTAACCGAGGTAAAAATACCAAGGGCTTCTCCCTGGACTTCAGCTGAAGCTTTATTCGAAACCAAAGTAGTAGCAGTTGGCATAACAAAAGAGGTAAAAAAGCAGACAAAAAACATCACAACAAAAAGCCAAGTAAGAGAGCTTATAAAAGGCATGGTAAGAATGGTAAGAGCTGTTAAGAACATACCGACCAGAAAAAGAACCTCTGGCTTAAAACGCTTGATAAAAGGACGAATAAGTAGTCCTGCGCTAAGAGCGTAATATCCTCCCGCAGCCCCAAAGAAAAGCCCAAGGTCAATAGGGGAAAAATGAAAACGAGTAATCAAATAGACAGGGATGAATTCAAAAAAATAGGTCCAAGCAAATAAACAAAGAAAAGAACAGAGGAAAATCACTCTGAGCCCCTTGAGATGAAAGGCCTTCTTTAATTGGGATATTCCCATGACAAAGCTAAGCTTTCTTTTAAATGTAGAGTGATGCGTTTCTTTAAAGAAGAAAAATACAAAAAGAAGATTTACTGCAACAATTAACCCAGCAAAGAGAAAGGGGTAACTATAGCCAAAAGATGATAAGGAGCCGCCTATAAAGGGGCTAAGAGCAAAGCCAGCACCAAGGGCCATCGCATAGAGACTGAAATTTTTAGCTTTCTGTTCTTGTGAGCTAAGATCTGCAATGGATGCTTGAACAATCGACATGTTCCCAGAAGCAAACCCAATGATAGCCCTAGAAGCTAGCAAAAAGAAGATACTGTTGAGAAGTACACCAAAGAAGGCTATTACATATCCTAAAAAAGCTATTATGAGACTTGTTTGAAGGGGTTTTTTGCGGCCCTTGTTATCAGAAATGGCACCCCATATAGGTGCGCTAAAAAACTGAGCAAGAGGCATCAAGGATAAAAGAAACCCCAGCCAAATCCCTCGCATATGAGAAGATGTTTCTAAAGGAACAAGAGAAAAAGAGTTATCAAAAAGCATCGATGAAAAAATAGGAAAAACAAGCCCGATGCCCATGTTATCAATAAAAGCTACAAGCAGTGCAATGTAAAAAGAGGATTTATAATTTGTCATAAATGCGCTTAAATATAGAACGGTTATTTATTTTTAATTTTTTCTTCGAGAGTCTCTTGCTATTGAACACTAATTCAACTTCATCAATGATGACCTCATCATCTACAAACAGAGGATGAGCGGGGGTAATTACCAGATCGTGGTCAGCTATTTTTGAGGCTACTAGTGAAAAGTTTGATTGAGGAATGATCAAGCAATCAAATTGAGGAATTAAGAAGAAATCTTCTAAAATATTGATAGAGGGTCCATTTTTTGTTCTACGGTAGTCAAAACAAATATGAGGATTATTAATAGCCTTTCGATATTTTTTAACTATATTTACAGGCTTTTTATCATCGGTTAAAATGTAGACATACAATGAATACTCTTTAAAAATTCTAGCAATTCTTTCAATTTGTTGAATATAATAACTATCTGGTGGAAATTTTAAAGGCAATTCCCTATTCATAAAAGGCTTGTCTTGCCCACCGCCTTTTCGAACGTGGACTCCCACTGTTATTTTATTCTTTGGCATAGGGGACTTTTGAATAGGCTTTTTAGGCGTTAAACATTCTACAACCTGAGAATGAAATTCTGGATCTTCCCAATCTACTTGAAAAGGAGGTTCTATCTTATTGCTATATATGTATTCCGTATTTTCAGAAAAATAAGGAATGACGAATAAGGATGAAGAAATCATTTTAATATCAGCTTCACTTGTAGTTGTTATAGAGTTCTGAAACTTAAAATTAGGGACTAACGGTTGATCTTTTTCAAACAGACAAAATTGATCTGCAAAGGGAAATGAAACATAAAGCAAAGGGAGGTTGTATTTATATGCAAGCCATTTTGCGTGAAAATAAGCGATTAAATTATCTCCTAAACGTCCACCGCTAAGGCTATAACTGATTGCAGTTTCACTTTTTAGAGGATCTTTTTTCTTGCTAAAGATAGGAGCATCATTGGGTTCCCATGTAATGCTAAGATGTGTATTGGGGGATTCCTTTTTTACTTTCCCCTTTCTATTCTTTGAGTGAAGTAACCGCAATAGTTCATCTATGGGAAGAGACTCTGCCAGGTAACCATTTCTAGTAGGGGAGATGACACAGTCGAGGTATTCTCTATAATTAAGTCTAGAAAAAGCACAGTTGCTAATCACCAAATCATAAGATCCAACTTGGAGGAGATTTGAGCTTTCTATAAAATGGACATTTGAAATACCCATTAAGCGTTTTTTTGCTAAGTTAAGATTTTCTGGTAGGTCTATAATTGTGTAGCTTGCAAATCCGGTTAAATTAGCTAGTGTTTTACATTGCTCGCCACATTCGCCACCAATTTCAACAATATGCATTTTATTTAAGTCTTTAAACTGTTCTCTTAAGCTATAAGCAACTCTTATATAAGGGAGGATGTTTGCAGGTTCCAGAACAGGGTCTAATGCATTTACATTAATCCCTAGAGCTATCAAGTAAAAAATACAAAAAGTGAATCTTTTAAAAGGCATATATTTGTTTTATAAATTAGTAAAAGCCCGAACAACCCGTTTTGGAGAAATAAATGCTTGCCACTTCTGTTGCCGAAGGCGCAGTCCTTTAAAGTTAGGAATAAAGCGATAAGGTGTAATTACTTTGGTAGCAAACCAACCAGGACGCCAAAGAGCGATTTGTTTTTGACAAGAAGCAACAATGAGTGTAGGGATCTCTAAGTTTGAAGCTAAATGTACTGTTCCAGATTCATTGCCAATAAGAAAATGAGACTCGTAAATAAATCCTGCTAATTCGTTTAAAGAAGGAAAAAGAGGCAGAGAAAACCTATCTTTAATCAATAAAACCCACTCGGGATGCTCTGAGGGACTAACACAGAAAGTCACTTCATAACCCTTTTGTATTAAGCTTTGAGCTACTTTGGTAAATTTCTGTGCATTCCATGTTCGTAAGGGGGTTGTGCTTGTTGGGTGAATCAAAACTCGTTTTGGATAGCGGTTTTTCTTGAAATTACTTGGAACAACCAATCCATTGTTTTTTGAAACTTCCTTGCACTGTAAAACAGAAGCAATAGCTTCTGCGATATTATCAACCATAGAGCGTGAGCGATCAAAGACCTGATCTAGCAAAGTCAAAGGAGCATGTTTACTTTTTTCATAACTGGAATAAAAAACACTTAAATTATTAAGCCTACCAAGTTTGTAGAGATCAATAATAGCATTTGATAAAGAACTGTTATCATTTTGTAGAACAATGATCTCATAAGTAGAGAGCTGTTTTTCAAGCTCATTTAGAGAGGAGCGTTTTTTTAAATGATGACCGGGAAACCATGTATTGAGCTCAGGGAGGGTGTCTTGGTAGGTAGTAACCGTATAGCCTTTTGAAAAAAGGCATTGAGAAGCAATCATCATAAGGAGGCCATCTCCCATTCCTTGTGAACAGATCACTGCA
This sequence is a window from Candidatus Rhabdochlamydia sp. T3358. Protein-coding genes within it:
- a CDS encoding MFS transporter, which translates into the protein MTNYKSSFYIALLVAFIDNMGIGLVFPIFSSMLFDNSFSLVPLETSSHMRGIWLGFLLSLMPLAQFFSAPIWGAISDNKGRKKPLQTSLIIAFLGYVIAFFGVLLNSIFFLLASRAIIGFASGNMSIVQASIADLSSQEQKAKNFSLYAMALGAGFALSPFIGGSLSSFGYSYPFLFAGLIVAVNLLFVFFFFKETHHSTFKRKLSFVMGISQLKKAFHLKGLRVIFLCSFLCLFAWTYFFEFIPVYLITRFHFSPIDLGLFFGAAGGYYALSAGLLIRPFIKRFKPEVLFLVGMFLTALTILTMPFISSLTWLFVVMFFVCFFTSFVMPTATTLVSNKASAEVQGEALGIFTSVNAAALILSPLFSGSIVGAYPMLPMWVGGSIKLLSALIGIVIFRKSFLSCKIN
- a CDS encoding glycosyltransferase family 9 protein, with amino-acid sequence MQAAVICSQGMGDGLLMMIASQCLFSKGYTVTTYQDTLPELNTWFPGHHLKKRSSLNELEKQLSTYEIIVLQNDNSSLSNAIIDLYKLGRLNNLSVFYSSYEKSKHAPLTLLDQVFDRSRSMVDNIAEAIASVLQCKEVSKNNGLVVPSNFKKNRYPKRVLIHPTSTTPLRTWNAQKFTKVAQSLIQKGYEVTFCVSPSEHPEWVLLIKDRFSLPLFPSLNELAGFIYESHFLIGNESGTVHLASNLEIPTLIVASCQKQIALWRPGWFATKVITPYRFIPNFKGLRLRQQKWQAFISPKRVVRAFTNL